The Candidatus Omnitrophota bacterium nucleotide sequence TATCCATTCGCGATCTCAACCTTATCGGTCAGAAATACGCCTCTGTTTTTATAGTTGTAACCTATCCTGCGCCTGATACCCGCAAGCATGGAAAAAAAACTATATTCCCTGGCCATGGAAAAGTCAAGCATCGTGTCAAAGCGTTCTCTTCCTATGCGCCTGAAAAGGCGCCAGGCAGAGGCTATGCAGGAGGTTTTTGACAATTGCCACAACCGGCGGTATTCGTCTTTTTCAAAAACAAACACCACGCCCACGCTCGGGTCTGAAAACAAAATCGGAGCAGTCCTTTTATTACATAGATATCCGATATAACTGCCGGGAAAAGCTGATTTTATAGACTGAATAACCGGCGTGGTAAATATTACATCACCTATGCCAAACGGGTTTATTAGAAGTATTCTTCTATCCTTTGCCCTGGCCACATTATTTCTTTCTGTTTAAGGCGCTTATGCAGGCAACGCAATCGGCCGCCTGTCTGCAATCAACGGAATCCGCCTCCTGGCAGCTGATCTCTTTCCAGTAATTATTCGCCAAAGCCGGTTTCGTATTTTTATAATACGCCGCGCTTTCTATCTTAAATCCCGACAAAAGCCTTTTGACGGCTGGCGTATCATAAACGCGCTGGTGTTTGTTAACGCAAAAAATCCCGAAAGGCACCGTCAAGACCAAAAGCCCTTGCGGTTTTAACACCCGGCTTATTTGGGCCATTGCCTTTATATCAGGCTCTGACGTCATGCCCTTGGGGTCATTATAAAAACCTATGCCTATATGCTCAATGGTTGAGATGCAGGTCACGGCGTCATAGCTGTTGTCATCAAAAGGCAGATCAAGTATATCCCCCTGGACAAATCTGAAATTCGGCACGCGGCAAGGATAATGCCGGAAATCAAAACCCGTGACATCATAACCAAGGCCTGCCATAAACAGGGGCAGTTCGCTCTCCATGCATCCGACGTCCAGGACCCTGCAGGGCGCGGGCATAGCGCTTATCTGTTTTATAGCAAACGGTATTTCAATAACACGCTCATTTAGTGTCGCGCTTTTTATAAAAGCCTTCCTTCGCATCCGCTTAAGATCAAACCCGCGCTTGTATTTTAAAAACACGGGCTGATTAATAAAATAATCCATCTGTTCCATGTTCACTCCTTCAGCATCAACCTGGCCTGTTCAATGACCTCTTCAGGCTCAAGCTCGCTGAACGTTTTGTACAAAACAACATGGCCCTTGCCGCAAGGAGACCACCTGCGCGGGTTTGAGCCATTTGCCTTTCTGTTAAACAGCGCCAGCACTCTTGTCCCGGAACAAGCGGCTATGTGCATCG carries:
- a CDS encoding class I SAM-dependent methyltransferase: MEQMDYFINQPVFLKYKRGFDLKRMRRKAFIKSATLNERVIEIPFAIKQISAMPAPCRVLDVGCMESELPLFMAGLGYDVTGFDFRHYPCRVPNFRFVQGDILDLPFDDNSYDAVTCISTIEHIGIGFYNDPKGMTSEPDIKAMAQISRVLKPQGLLVLTVPFGIFCVNKHQRVYDTPAVKRLLSGFKIESAAYYKNTKPALANNYWKEISCQEADSVDCRQAADCVACISALNRKK